One Thalassotalea sediminis DNA segment encodes these proteins:
- a CDS encoding YajG family lipoprotein, whose translation MKKSPFYRQLKPLGVLFTSITLFVACNNAPSSMIIAPEVRISQQNGYVGEQALIRVSDMRTAHHLVEVIQEDKAAQIVTSDVPLQKVTYNAYVDNLKSNGLEVVATSTNQLSLVINQAKVTVNQSLTKYSSQSQITLTAQLKVGESTLTKTFNSKASSNGLLKADIAVIERDFNQQLGNIIAQVVQDPELQAFIKNSPAK comes from the coding sequence ATGAAAAAATCTCCATTTTACCGGCAGTTAAAACCCTTAGGTGTACTGTTTACTTCGATAACACTCTTCGTAGCATGCAATAATGCACCTAGCTCGATGATCATCGCCCCCGAAGTTCGCATTTCGCAACAAAATGGCTATGTTGGCGAACAAGCACTGATTCGCGTGTCAGACATGCGCACCGCTCATCATTTAGTAGAAGTTATTCAGGAAGATAAAGCAGCTCAAATAGTGACATCTGACGTACCTTTACAAAAAGTAACTTATAATGCCTATGTCGATAATCTAAAAAGTAATGGATTGGAAGTTGTGGCCACTTCTACAAACCAACTTTCCCTTGTCATTAACCAAGCTAAAGTAACAGTAAATCAGTCACTAACAAAGTATTCAAGTCAATCGCAAATCACCCTTACCGCTCAACTCAAAGTAGGAGAAAGCACGTTAACTAAAACCTTTAATAGCAAAGCATCTAGCAACGGTTTGCTAAAGGCTGATATAGCTGTCATTGAGCGTGACTTTAACCAACAACTCGGGAATATCATTGCGCAAGTTGTTCAAGATCCAGAGTTACAAGCATTTATTAAAAATTCCCCGGCTAAATAA
- a CDS encoding methyltransferase, whose product MLSPFIVNDRNLYLARYPENQVTRSLQAWDSADEYLINYVNDNALVTSKSRILIVNDSFGALTLSFPENDVFSVSDSFISQSGIIENAEHNGVSLTNIELINSLSPLPDNIDLVLYKLPKSNNLLVEQLRLIRRNYNESVHFIAADKVKNIHSSTLKYFERFLGTTTTSLAVKKSRLVFSALNSEPDEKTLPSVKYWHTDNTNYEIANFANVFARDKLDIGARFLLEHLPSVNKNAQVIDLGCGNGVLGLHMLANQPQANIHFSDESYMAIASAKATIERNLPDLLKQCHFTVNDCLTDIATESADIIVCNPPFHQQNATTDHIAWQMFNDCHRVLKQRGKLTIVGNRQLGYHIKLKRIFGNAKLIASNKKFVIITAEKQ is encoded by the coding sequence ATGCTTAGTCCCTTTATTGTAAACGATAGAAACCTTTATTTAGCTCGATATCCTGAAAATCAGGTAACACGAAGCCTACAGGCTTGGGATTCAGCAGATGAATACTTAATAAATTATGTTAATGATAATGCTTTAGTCACCTCAAAAAGCCGAATTCTTATTGTTAATGATAGCTTTGGCGCACTTACGTTAAGTTTTCCCGAGAACGATGTTTTCAGTGTTTCTGATTCTTTTATTAGCCAATCGGGCATAATAGAGAATGCCGAACATAATGGGGTTTCATTGACAAACATTGAACTGATAAATAGCTTATCGCCACTGCCTGATAATATCGATCTCGTGTTATATAAGCTGCCCAAAAGTAACAACCTTTTAGTAGAACAACTCAGACTAATTAGACGTAACTATAATGAGTCAGTGCACTTTATTGCAGCAGATAAAGTCAAAAATATTCACAGCAGTACATTAAAATATTTTGAGCGTTTTTTAGGTACAACAACGACATCATTGGCTGTTAAAAAGTCTCGCCTTGTGTTTTCAGCATTAAATAGCGAACCTGACGAAAAAACATTACCCTCCGTAAAATACTGGCATACAGACAATACTAACTATGAAATTGCAAATTTTGCCAATGTCTTTGCCAGAGATAAACTCGATATTGGTGCGCGATTCCTGCTTGAACATCTTCCCAGTGTTAATAAAAACGCGCAAGTAATTGATTTAGGCTGCGGTAACGGCGTATTAGGTTTGCACATGTTAGCAAACCAACCTCAAGCAAACATTCATTTTAGTGATGAGTCGTACATGGCTATCGCTTCAGCCAAAGCAACTATCGAACGAAACTTACCAGATTTACTTAAGCAATGTCATTTTACGGTCAACGATTGTTTAACAGATATTGCTACCGAAAGTGCAGATATCATTGTTTGTAACCCACCGTTTCATCAACAAAATGCAACAACAGATCATATCGCTTGGCAAATGTTTAATGATTGCCATCGTGTTCTAAAGCAAAGGGGAAAGTTAACCATTGTCGGTAATCGACAACTTGGCTACCATATTAAGCTCAAACGCATTTTTGGCAACGCCAAATTAATTGCGAGCAATAAAAAATTTGTCATTATTACGGCTGAAAAACAATGA
- a CDS encoding alpha-ketoglutarate-dependent dioxygenase AlkB family protein produces MNVPLPDADISFFPHFIDLAKSKALALLLFEQLDWRQDEITMYGRKVTIPRLQAWYGDQGTDYTYSKLTMKPLMWTDELNYLKQQLHLKTGVAFNSVLANCYRNHRDSVSWHSDNEPELGNEPVIASISLGAERYFHLKHKYKSLSHKLKLPSGSLLIMKGKTQENWQHAVLKSRIESPMRVNLTFRKIIK; encoded by the coding sequence ATTAACGTACCGTTACCAGACGCTGATATTTCATTTTTCCCCCACTTCATTGATTTGGCAAAGAGTAAGGCATTGGCATTATTATTGTTTGAACAACTTGATTGGCGTCAAGATGAAATAACTATGTACGGTAGAAAAGTAACAATTCCTCGATTGCAAGCATGGTATGGTGATCAAGGCACAGATTATACGTATTCAAAGTTGACGATGAAACCGTTAATGTGGACCGACGAACTTAATTATCTAAAACAGCAATTACATCTGAAAACGGGAGTAGCTTTTAACTCTGTGTTAGCTAATTGTTATCGTAACCATCGAGACTCTGTTAGTTGGCATAGTGACAATGAACCTGAACTTGGTAATGAGCCTGTTATCGCTTCAATTTCTTTGGGTGCAGAGCGTTATTTTCACTTAAAACACAAGTATAAATCGTTATCACATAAATTGAAGCTTCCTTCTGGTAGTTTGTTGATAATGAAAGGGAAAACACAAGAAAATTGGCAGCATGCGGTATTGAAATCGCGAATTGAGTCACCGATGCGCGTGAATTTAACATTTAGAAAAATAATTAAATAA
- a CDS encoding BolA/IbaG family iron-sulfur metabolism protein, whose translation MSIEVVIEEKLLSAFCPVHLDVINESHQHNVAPGSESHFKVIIVSKSFEGERLIKRHRAVNATLAEELSEHIHALALHTYTEKEWLEYYADNTPLSPKCLGGGKKEQRI comes from the coding sequence ATGAGCATTGAAGTAGTAATCGAAGAAAAACTCTTGTCGGCATTTTGCCCCGTTCATTTAGATGTTATTAACGAAAGTCACCAACACAACGTTGCACCAGGAAGTGAGTCTCATTTTAAGGTGATTATCGTGTCAAAGTCTTTTGAAGGAGAGCGCTTAATTAAACGCCACCGAGCGGTAAATGCAACACTTGCAGAAGAGTTATCGGAACATATTCATGCACTTGCGTTACATACCTATACGGAGAAAGAGTGGCTTGAATATTATGCAGATAATACACCACTGTCGCCAAAATGTTTAGGTGGTGGTAAGAAAGAACAACGTATCTAA
- a CDS encoding TRAP transporter small permease subunit, producing the protein MPLIGIDKIVQGIDKFTEYTGKLIAWFTVIMVLLTFTIVLLRYGFSLGWIAMQESVLYFHGFAFMLGAAYTLKHDKHVRVDIFYQKFSKRNQARVNFFGSLLLLIPVCIATAVISWQYVATSWQIMEKSGEAGGLPLVFVSKSLLILLPITLGLQGFAELLRSYIQMTADQEQN; encoded by the coding sequence ATGCCACTAATTGGAATCGACAAAATTGTGCAAGGAATTGATAAGTTTACCGAGTATACCGGTAAACTTATCGCTTGGTTCACGGTTATCATGGTGTTGCTTACCTTTACTATTGTGCTTTTGCGTTATGGTTTTAGTTTAGGTTGGATCGCAATGCAGGAGTCTGTGCTTTACTTTCATGGTTTCGCCTTTATGCTTGGCGCCGCTTACACCTTAAAGCATGATAAACATGTACGTGTTGATATTTTTTACCAAAAGTTTTCAAAAAGAAATCAAGCTCGGGTTAACTTTTTTGGCAGTTTGTTGTTATTAATTCCAGTCTGTATTGCGACTGCTGTTATCAGTTGGCAATATGTCGCAACTTCATGGCAGATCATGGAAAAATCAGGGGAAGCCGGTGGCTTGCCTTTAGTATTTGTATCTAAATCACTGCTTATACTTTTACCCATTACCTTAGGATTACAAGGTTTTGCAGAATTATTGCGCAGCTATATACAAATGACTGCCGATCAGGAGCAAAATTAA
- a CDS encoding TRAP transporter large permease has translation MEYLSLVMFLVVCVVLLFGYPVALTLAGTSLIFAGIGASFGVFELAFLNALPNRIFGVINNQTLLAVPLFVFMGAMLERAKIAENLLNAMSILLGQFKGGLGISVTLVGMLLAASTGIVGATVVTMGLLSLPTMLKRGYNPQFATGVICATGTLGQIIPPSIALVLLGDVLSSAYQKAQLNMGIFSPETVSVGDLFAGAVIPGLMLVALYLVYCIAFSILKPEQVPSLTQDDIAEIKQNKSTTQLMLSALIPPMLLIVAVLGSILLGFATPTEAAGVGAMGAIFLALWQQQFTKENLKAVMHSTLKITSMVFLIFIGASMFSLVFRGFGGEELVHGFFQQMPGGVVGATIIVMAIIFLLGFILDFIEITFVVVPIVAPILLTMGVDPLWLGIMIAINLQTSFLTPPFGFALFYLRGVAINSVKTSSIYKGVIPFIVIQLLLLFVLAMWPQLVTWLPDKIYG, from the coding sequence ATGGAATATTTGTCGTTAGTGATGTTCTTGGTGGTGTGTGTTGTTTTATTGTTTGGTTATCCTGTCGCACTAACCTTGGCAGGTACATCACTTATTTTTGCCGGAATAGGCGCTTCGTTTGGTGTGTTTGAATTGGCTTTTTTAAATGCCTTACCCAACCGTATTTTTGGTGTTATAAATAACCAAACGTTACTTGCTGTGCCCTTGTTTGTGTTTATGGGGGCTATGCTAGAACGCGCGAAAATAGCTGAAAACTTGCTAAATGCAATGTCTATTTTATTAGGTCAATTTAAAGGTGGGTTAGGGATATCGGTTACTTTGGTTGGTATGTTACTTGCCGCTAGTACCGGGATTGTTGGTGCTACCGTTGTAACGATGGGATTATTATCATTACCCACAATGTTGAAGCGAGGTTACAACCCCCAATTTGCAACAGGGGTGATTTGCGCAACGGGTACGCTTGGACAGATTATTCCACCCTCAATTGCATTAGTGCTGCTTGGTGATGTGTTATCAAGCGCTTATCAAAAAGCACAATTAAATATGGGAATATTTAGCCCCGAAACGGTTTCTGTCGGTGATTTGTTCGCAGGAGCCGTTATCCCAGGCTTGATGCTTGTTGCCTTATATTTAGTGTATTGCATCGCTTTTTCTATCCTCAAACCAGAACAAGTGCCCAGTTTAACCCAGGATGACATTGCAGAGATAAAACAAAATAAGTCTACTACTCAGTTGATGTTGTCTGCGCTTATCCCACCCATGTTATTAATAGTTGCAGTGCTTGGCTCTATATTATTAGGTTTTGCAACACCCACTGAAGCAGCTGGGGTCGGTGCAATGGGGGCGATATTCCTAGCACTTTGGCAGCAGCAATTTACTAAAGAAAACCTTAAAGCAGTAATGCATTCAACATTAAAAATTACGTCGATGGTATTTTTAATTTTTATTGGTGCAAGTATGTTTTCACTGGTCTTTCGAGGTTTTGGCGGCGAAGAGCTCGTACATGGATTTTTTCAGCAAATGCCAGGTGGCGTCGTCGGTGCGACCATTATTGTTATGGCAATTATCTTTTTGCTTGGCTTTATACTCGACTTTATTGAAATTACTTTTGTTGTCGTGCCAATTGTTGCGCCAATATTGTTGACGATGGGGGTGGATCCTTTATGGCTTGGCATTATGATAGCAATAAATCTACAGACGTCTTTCCTGACGCCTCCTTTTGGTTTTGCGTTATTTTATTTGCGAGGTGTGGCAATAAATAGTGTAAAAACATCTTCTATATATAAAGGTGTTATTCCCTTTATTGTTATTCAGTTGTTACTATTGTTTGTGTTGGCAATGTGGCCACAGCTAGTGACTTGGTTGCCAGACAAAATATATGGTTAA
- a CDS encoding TRAP transporter substrate-binding protein produces the protein MVIKTIKSWVVCLAVLLVITGCGTEDKNTTDAVEKVSKTYQWKLVTSWPKNFPGLGLGPETFAEYVNAMSDGRLTVKVYGAGELVPGFEVFDAVSQGTAEMGHSGAYYWKGKMSAAPIFSAIPFGMTATEFNAWLHFGGGLEMWQALYKPFGVIPMAGGNSGAQFAGWFKKEINSVEDLKGLKMRIPGLGGEVLKRAGAIPVNLTGGEIFSSLQSGAIDASEWVGPYNDLAFGFYQAADYYYSSVWHETGTNLEFLVNEKALKSLPADLQKIVEVAARAVNQNMLDEYNARNNNALQTLINKHDVQVKQFPAEVMQALKGYTQDVIDEQVAADKTFAKVWASYSEFLNNARQYNNLTLKAYYENR, from the coding sequence ATGGTAATAAAAACGATCAAAAGCTGGGTTGTATGCTTAGCGGTGTTATTAGTAATAACAGGTTGCGGTACTGAAGATAAAAATACAACTGATGCAGTCGAGAAAGTAAGCAAAACGTATCAATGGAAACTGGTAACTTCTTGGCCGAAAAACTTCCCGGGACTAGGGTTAGGTCCAGAAACCTTTGCAGAATACGTTAACGCAATGAGTGATGGACGTTTAACTGTAAAAGTTTACGGTGCAGGAGAACTCGTGCCTGGATTTGAAGTGTTCGATGCAGTTTCTCAAGGTACGGCAGAGATGGGGCACAGTGGTGCTTACTATTGGAAAGGAAAAATGTCAGCCGCGCCGATATTCAGTGCTATACCTTTTGGCATGACGGCTACAGAGTTTAACGCATGGCTGCACTTTGGTGGCGGTTTAGAAATGTGGCAAGCCTTGTACAAACCTTTTGGTGTAATCCCCATGGCAGGTGGAAATTCAGGTGCACAGTTCGCCGGATGGTTTAAGAAAGAAATCAACAGTGTTGAAGATCTTAAAGGCTTAAAAATGCGCATACCTGGATTAGGTGGCGAAGTGTTGAAACGCGCAGGTGCCATTCCGGTAAACTTAACAGGGGGAGAAATCTTTTCTTCTTTACAAAGCGGCGCAATTGACGCGTCAGAGTGGGTTGGACCATATAATGATTTAGCCTTCGGTTTTTATCAAGCGGCTGATTACTATTACTCTTCAGTTTGGCACGAAACCGGTACAAACTTAGAATTCCTTGTTAATGAAAAAGCACTTAAGTCACTACCAGCAGATCTTCAGAAAATCGTTGAAGTCGCTGCGCGCGCGGTAAATCAAAATATGCTGGATGAATACAACGCTAGAAATAATAATGCGTTACAAACGTTAATCAATAAACATGATGTGCAAGTTAAACAATTTCCTGCTGAAGTCATGCAAGCACTCAAAGGCTATACACAAGACGTTATTGACGAACAAGTAGCAGCAGACAAAACCTTTGCGAAGGTTTGGGCTTCATATAGCGAGTTTTTAAACAATGCGCGTCAATATAATAATTTGACGTTAAAAGCGTACTATGAAAATCGTTAA
- the fabV gene encoding enoyl-ACP reductase FabV: MVIKPKIRGFICTNAHPAGCEAHVKEQIAYVKSQPQPQQKPKNVLVIGASTGYGLASRITAAFGCGAKTLGVFFEKEPTEKKTASAGWYNTSAFQKAADEAGLWSKNINGDAFSHELKAKAVDVIKEELGQIDLVIYSLASPRRTDPDTGEVYSSTLKPIGQSVTTKNLNTSKRIIDSVSVEAANEDEIQGTIDVMGGADWELWINALNEAGVLAKGFKTTAYTYIGKKLTWPIYGHATIGRAKEDLDRAASAINSTTEELSGQAYVTSLNAVVTQASSAIPIMPLYISAMFKVMKSDGTYQGCIEQIQSLFNENLYSSTPRLDEAGRLSQNYKELEDSVQERVQNIWDSVESDTIDELTDYEGYHNEFLKLFGFNVDNVDYEADVSPITKINNLL, translated from the coding sequence ATGGTCATTAAACCTAAAATCCGTGGCTTCATTTGTACAAATGCACACCCTGCGGGTTGTGAAGCACATGTGAAAGAACAAATAGCATATGTAAAAAGCCAACCTCAACCACAACAAAAGCCCAAAAATGTTTTAGTTATTGGAGCGTCCACTGGTTATGGTTTAGCTTCCCGTATTACAGCAGCTTTTGGCTGTGGTGCAAAAACGCTTGGTGTTTTCTTTGAGAAAGAACCAACAGAGAAAAAAACTGCGTCAGCGGGGTGGTACAATACTTCAGCTTTTCAAAAGGCTGCAGATGAAGCGGGACTTTGGTCAAAGAATATCAATGGCGACGCATTTTCACATGAGTTAAAAGCGAAGGCCGTAGATGTGATCAAGGAAGAGCTAGGTCAAATTGATCTTGTTATCTATAGTTTAGCGTCACCGCGCCGCACTGATCCGGATACAGGTGAAGTATACTCATCAACGTTAAAGCCTATAGGACAAAGTGTTACCACTAAAAACCTAAATACTTCAAAACGCATTATAGACTCTGTTAGTGTTGAGGCTGCCAATGAAGATGAAATTCAAGGCACCATAGACGTTATGGGCGGAGCAGATTGGGAATTGTGGATTAACGCATTAAACGAAGCGGGCGTATTAGCAAAAGGTTTTAAAACAACCGCTTATACTTATATTGGCAAGAAACTTACGTGGCCAATTTATGGGCACGCCACGATTGGTCGAGCAAAAGAAGATTTAGATCGTGCAGCAAGTGCAATTAATAGCACCACGGAAGAATTATCTGGTCAAGCATATGTAACGTCATTGAATGCGGTTGTTACACAGGCAAGTTCTGCGATTCCAATTATGCCGCTTTATATCTCTGCGATGTTTAAAGTGATGAAAAGTGATGGCACGTATCAAGGTTGTATTGAACAAATTCAATCATTATTTAATGAAAACTTATACAGTAGTACACCTCGACTTGATGAAGCAGGGCGCTTAAGTCAAAACTACAAAGAGTTAGAAGATAGCGTACAAGAGCGTGTACAAAATATTTGGGATAGTGTTGAATCTGATACCATTGATGAGCTTACTGATTATGAAGGTTATCATAACGAATTCTTAAAGTTATTTGGTTTTAATGTTGATAATGTTGATTACGAAGCTGACGTCAGCCCAATTACAAAAATA